The following coding sequences are from one Rutidosis leptorrhynchoides isolate AG116_Rl617_1_P2 chromosome 11, CSIRO_AGI_Rlap_v1, whole genome shotgun sequence window:
- the LOC139876880 gene encoding cationic peroxidase 1-like, translating to MASSTSSLLFKLTAFTLCFWVLFGTTSGQLSANFYAKTCPNFRSVITRAVNSAVSSEARMGASLLRLHFHDCFVNGCDGSVLLDDNSTFTGEKTAGPNSGSIRGFNVIDTIKTQLESQCPGVVSCADILAAAARDAVVALSGPSWGAVFGRRDSTTASLSAANSNLPGPGSSLSGLISSFSNKGFTANEMIALSGSHSIGQARCTVFRNRLYNDNNINASFAATLQPNCPTSGGDNNLSPLDLASPTTFDNKYYNNLISQSGLLHSDQELFNGGSADAQVRTYASNQATFFRDFGNAMVKMGNLSPLTGSSGQVRTNCRKVN from the exons ATGGCTTCATCAACCTCTTCTCTTTTGTTTAAACTTACAGCTTTTACATTATGCTTTTGGGTTCTATTTGGGACAACGTCCGGTCAGTTATCGGCCAATTTCTATGCTAAAACGTGTCCCAATTTTCGTTCTGTCATTACACGAGCAGTAAATTCAGCCGTGTCAAGTGAAGCTCGAATGGGAGCTTCATTGCTTCGACTTCATTTTCATGATTGTTTTGTTAAT GGATGTGATGGATCGGTGTTATTGGATGACAATTCCACCTTCACTGGCGAAAAAACAGCCGGTCCAAATAGCGGTTCGATAAGAGGATTCAATGTCATTGATACTATTAAAACGCAACTAGAGAGCCAGTGTCCAGGTGTTGTTTCTTGTGCTGATATATTAGCTGCTGCTGCTAGAGACGCGGTTGTTGCT CTCAGTGGGCCAAGTTGGGGCGCGGTATTTGGTCGAAGAGATTCGACAACAGCAAGTTTAAGTGCTGCAAATTCTAACCTTCCTGGACCAGGATCAAGTCTTAGTGGTCTTATCTCATCCTTTTCAAACAAAGGCTTTACTGCTAATGAAATGATAGCTTTATCAG GGTCTCATTCAATAGGTCAAGCAAGGTGCACAGTGTTCCGAAACCGTCTCTACAATGATAACAACATAAATGCATCGTTCGCAGCAACATTGCAACCAAATTGTCCGACGAGTGGTGGTGATAACAATCTCTCCCCACTAGATCTTGCTTCCCCGACAACTTTTGACAATAAATACTATAACAATTTGATTAGTCAAAGTGGGCTACTGCATTCAGACCAAGAACTATTTAATGGTGGTTCGGCTGATGCACAAGTGAGGACCTATGCATCAAACCAGGCTACTTTCTTCCGTGATTTTGGAAATGCAATGGTGAAGATGGGAAACCTTAGCCCTTTGACGGGTTCAAGTGGTCAAGTTAGGACCAACTGCAGAAAAGTTAACTAA